The Terriglobia bacterium genome has a segment encoding these proteins:
- a CDS encoding amidohydrolase — protein sequence MFVFCAGGVRAQTAEKQPAPPKKLKRADLIVSGGTLVTMDASRRLIEDGAIVVKGDTILAVGPRAEIEARYTASRRINALGKLVLPGLINGHTHVPMTLFRGLKDDVTLQEWLTKFIFPAEAKNVTEEFVRWGTRLAALEMIRSGTTTFADMYYFEDAIAEETKAAGMRAILGETLIEFPAPDNKTPAETLAYTEKFLKRWQGDPLIHAAVAPHAIYTNSEQTLRDSAALARKYHAPILIHLAETKKELEDSRAQNGATPVAYLDRIGLLGPDVLAAHCIWVDEADRKLLAARQAGCVHNPSSNMMLASGVSPIPEMRAAGVRVGLGTDGPAGSNNDFNLMEEMDLAAKLQKISKMDPQALGAMAALEMATIEGARALHMEKEIGSLEPGKKADLIVIGLDAPHAVPMYDVYSQIVYALKASDVETVVIAGRTVLQAGRVLTLHESEVIAKAREYGKKVAASLQETGK from the coding sequence GAAGCTGAAGCGCGCCGACCTGATCGTCTCCGGCGGCACCCTCGTCACCATGGATGCCTCCCGCCGCCTGATCGAGGACGGCGCCATCGTGGTGAAAGGCGACACCATCCTCGCGGTCGGCCCGCGCGCGGAGATCGAGGCGCGCTACACCGCCTCGCGCCGCATCAACGCCCTCGGCAAGCTCGTCCTCCCCGGCCTCATCAACGGCCACACCCACGTGCCCATGACGCTCTTCCGCGGCTTGAAGGACGACGTCACGCTCCAGGAATGGCTGACCAAATTTATCTTTCCCGCGGAAGCCAAAAATGTCACCGAGGAGTTCGTGCGCTGGGGTACGCGCCTCGCCGCCCTGGAGATGATCCGCAGCGGCACCACCACCTTCGCCGACATGTACTACTTCGAGGACGCCATCGCCGAAGAGACCAAGGCTGCCGGCATGCGCGCCATCCTCGGGGAAACCCTGATCGAATTTCCCGCTCCGGACAACAAGACCCCCGCCGAGACCCTCGCCTACACCGAAAAATTCCTGAAGCGCTGGCAGGGCGATCCGCTGATCCACGCCGCCGTAGCGCCGCATGCGATCTATACGAACTCGGAGCAGACCCTGCGCGACTCCGCGGCCCTGGCCCGCAAATATCACGCCCCCATCCTTATTCACCTCGCCGAAACCAAAAAGGAGCTCGAGGACAGCCGCGCCCAAAACGGCGCCACCCCCGTTGCTTATCTCGACCGCATCGGCCTGCTCGGCCCCGACGTCCTCGCCGCGCACTGCATCTGGGTGGACGAAGCCGATCGCAAGCTGCTGGCCGCGCGCCAGGCCGGCTGCGTGCACAATCCTTCAAGCAACATGATGCTGGCCAGCGGCGTTTCGCCCATCCCCGAAATGCGCGCCGCCGGAGTACGCGTGGGCCTCGGCACGGACGGCCCCGCCGGCAGCAACAACGACTTCAACCTCATGGAAGAGATGGACCTCGCCGCCAAGCTCCAGAAAATCTCCAAGATGGATCCGCAGGCGCTCGGTGCGATGGCCGCGCTGGAAATGGCCACGATCGAAGGGGCGCGGGCGCTGCACATGGAAAAGGAGATCGGTTCGCTCGAACCCGGCAAGAAGGCCGACCTCATCGTCATCGGCCTGGACGCGCCGCACGCCGTGCCCATGTATGACGTCTACTCGCAGATCGTCTACGCCCTGAAGGCCAGCGACGTGGAGACCGTGGTCATCGCCGGCCGCACCGTCCTGCAGGCCGGCCGCGTCCTCACCTTGCACGAAAGCGAAGTCATTGCCAAGGCCCGCGAATACGGTAAGAAAGTGGCCGCCTCACTGCAGGAAACAGGGAAGTAG